In Camelina sativa cultivar DH55 chromosome 16, Cs, whole genome shotgun sequence, a single window of DNA contains:
- the LOC104750872 gene encoding probable alpha,alpha-trehalose-phosphate synthase [UDP-forming] 8 isoform X1, protein MVSRSCANFLDLSSWDLLDFPHTPRTLPRVMTVPGIISDVDGDRGDLSSEVTTSSSGVSRERKIIVANMLPLLSKRDAETGKWCFSWDEDSLQLQLKDGFSSETEFLYVGSLNVDIESSEQEEVSQKLLEDFNCVATFLSKELQEMFYLGFCKHQLWPLFHYMLPMFPDHGDRFDRRLWQAYVSANKIFSDRVMEVINPEDDYVWIQDYHLMVLPTFLRKRFNRIKLGFFLHSPFPSSEIYRTLPVRDEILRGLLNCDLIGFHTFDYARHFLSCCSRMLGLDYESKRGHIGLDYFGRTVYIKILPVGVHMGRLESVLSLDSTLAKTKEIQEQFKGKKLVLGIDDMDIFKGISLKLIAMEHLFETYWNLRGKVVLVQIVNPARSSGKDVEEAKRETYVTAKRINERYGTSDYKPIVLIDRLVPRAEKTAYYAAADCCLVNAMRDGMNLVPYKYIVCRQGIRNKALNNDSSPRTSTLVVSEFIGCSPSLSGAIRVNPWDVDAVAEAVNSALKMSENEKQLRHEKHYNYISTHGVGYWAKSFMQDLERACRDHYSKRCWGIGFGLGFRVLSLSPSFRKLSVEHIVPIYRNKERRAIFLDYDGTLVPESSIAQDPSAEVVSVLKALCEDPKNTVFIVSGRGKESLSNWLSPCENLGIAAEHGYFIRWNSKGEWETCYSSTDTEWRSMVEPVMRSYMEATDGTSIEFKESALVWHHQDADPDFGSCQAKELLDHLESVLANEPVVVKRGQHIVEVKPQGVSKGLAAEKVIREMVESGNPPELVMCIGDDRSDEDMFESILSTITNPELLIQPEVYACTVGRKPSKAKYFLDDEADVLKLLRGLGDSSSSLKPTCHTQVAFESIV, encoded by the exons ATGGTGTCAAGATCTTGTGCTAATTTTCTAGACTTGTCATCTTGGGATCTTTTAGATTTTCCTCACACTCCAAGAACTCTTCCACGCGTCATGACTGTTCCGGGAATCATCTCCGACGTAGATGGAGACAGAGGAGATTTATCCTCTGAAGTAACAACTTCTTCCTCCGGTGTTTCACGTGAGAGGAAGATCATAGTTGCTAATATGTTACCACTCCTATCCAAAAGAGATGCGGAAACTGGTAAATGGTGTTTTAGCTGGGACGAAGACTCTCTTCAGTTACAACTCAAAGATGGTTTCTCTTCAGAAACAGAGTTCCTCTACGTTGGATCACTTAACGTAGACATCGAGTCTAGTGAGCAAGAAGAAGTCTCGCAGAAGCTTTTAGAGGACTTTAACTGCGTTGCAACGTTTTTGTCTAAGGAGTTGCAAGAAATGTTCTATCTTGGTTTCTGTAAACATCAGCTCTGGCCATTGTTTCATTACATGCTTCCAATGTTTCCTGATCATGGAGATCGTTTCGACAGACGTCTATGGCAAGCTTATGTCTCTGCCAACAAGATATTCTCAGACAGGGTTATGGAAGTGATCAACCCTGAGGATGATTACGTTTGGATTCAAGATTATCATCTCATGGTTCTTCCTACGTTCTTGAGGAAACGTTTTAATAGGATCAAGCTTGGTTTCTTCCTCCATAGTCCTTTCCCTTCTTCCGAGATCTACCGCACGTTACCTGTCCGCGACGAGATTTTGAGAGGTTTGTTGAACTGTGAT CTTATTGGATTCCACACGTTTGATTACGCGAGACATTTCTTGTCTTGCTGTAGTAGAATGCTTGGTCTTGATTACGAGTCTAAGCGTGGCCATATAGGGCTTGATTACTTTGGTCGGACTGTGTATATAAAAATCCTTCCTGTTGGTGTCCATATGGGTAGATTGGAATCTGTTTTGAGTCTTGACTCTACCTTGGCGAAGACGAAAGAGATTCAAGAACAGTTTAAAGGGAAGAAGCTTGTTCTTGGCATTGATGATATGGATATATTTAAAGGTATAAGCTTAAAGCTTATTGCAATGGAGCATCTCTTTGAAACGTATTGGAATTTGAGAGGGAAGGTTGTTCTTGTTCAGATAGTGAATCCAGCAAGATCTTCTGGTAAAGATGTGGAAGAAGCTAAAAGAGAGACGTATGTGACTGCAAAAAGGATCAATGAGCGTTACGGTACTTCTGATTATAAGCCAATAGTGTTGATCGATCGTCTTGTTCCACGTGCTGAGAAAACCGCGTATTATGCTGCAGCTGATTGTTGCTTAGTGAATGCAATGAGGGATGGTATGAACTTGGTTCCTTATAAGTATATAGTCTGCAGGCAAGGGATTCGTAACAAGGCTCTTAATAATGATTCATCTCCCCGCACAAGCACACTTGTTGTGTCTGAGTTTATTGGTTGCTCGCCTTCTTTGAGTGGTGCCATTAGAGTGAATCCATGGGATGTAGATGCTGTGGCTGAGGCGGTGAACTCTGCTCTTAAAATGAGTGAGAACGAGAAGCAACTACGGCATGAGAAACATTACAACTATATTAGCACTCATGGTGTTGGTTACTGGGCAAAGAGCTTTATGCAGGATCTTGAGAGAGCTTGCCGTGATCATTATAGTAAACGTTGTTGGGGTATTGGATTTGGATTGGGATTCAGAGTTTTGTCGCTCTCTCCAAGTTTTAGGAAGCTATCTGTGGAACACATTGTCCCTATCTATAGGAATAAAGAGAGAAGAGCTATATTTCTTGATTATGATGGCACTCTTGTTCCTGAAAGCTCCATTGCTCAAGATCCAAGCGCCGAGGTTGTCTCTGTTCTGAAAGCTCTATGTGAAGATCCCAAAAACACTGTGTTTATTGTTAGTGGAAGAGGAAAAGAGTCTCTGAGCAATTGGTTATCTCCTTGTGAGAATCTTGGAATAGCAGCTGAACATGGATACTTCATAAG GTGGAATAGCAAGGGTGAGTGGGAGACTTGTTACTCGTCTACGGATACAGAGTGGAGGTCAATGGTGGAACCGGTTATGAGATCGTATATGGAGGCAACAGATGGGACTAGTATAGAGTTCAAAGAGAGTGCTTTGGTTTGGCACCATCAAGACGCAGATCCAGACTTTGGATCATGTCAAGCTAAGGAGCTTCTTGATCATCTAGAGAGCGTGCTTGCAAATGAGCCTGTCGTTGTCAAAAGAGGTCAACACATCGTTGAAGTCAAACCACAG GGTGTAAGCAAAGGTCTAGCTGCTGAAAAAGTAATCCGAGAAATGGTAGAAAGCGGGAATCCACCGGAGCTTGTGATGTGCATAGGAGACGATAGATCAGACGAGGATATGTTCGAGAGCATACTAAGCACGATAACAAATCCAGAGCTTCTTATTCAGCCAGAGGTTTACGCGTGCACGGTGGGAAGAAAACCAAGCAAAGCTAAGTACTTCCTGGACGATGAAGCCGACGTGCTTAAGCTCCTAAGAGGCCTTGGAGACTCATCATCGAGCTTAAAACCAACATGTCACACACAAGTTGCATTTGAAAGCATCGTTTAA
- the LOC104750872 gene encoding probable alpha,alpha-trehalose-phosphate synthase [UDP-forming] 8 isoform X2 has protein sequence MVSRSCANFLDLSSWDLLDFPHTPRTLPRVMTVPGIISDVDGDRGDLSSEVTTSSSGVSRERKIIVANMLPLLSKRDAETGKWCFSWDEDSLQLQLKDGFSSETEFLYVGSLNVDIESSEQEEVSQKLLEDFNCVATFLSKELQEMFYLGFCKHQLWPLFHYMLPMFPDHGDRFDRRLWQAYVSANKIFSDRVMEVINPEDDYVWIQDYHLMVLPTFLRKRFNRIKLGFFLHSPFPSSEIYRTLPVRDEILRGLLNCDLIGFHTFDYARHFLSCCSRMLGLDYESKRGHIGLDYFGRTVYIKILPVGVHMGRLESVLSLDSTLAKTKEIQEQFKGKKLVLGIDDMDIFKGISLKLIAMEHLFETYWNLRGKVVLVQIVNPARSSGKDVEEAKRETYVTAKRINERYGTSDYKPIVLIDRLVPRAEKTAYYAAADCCLVNAMRDGMNLVPYKYIVCRQGIRNKALNNDSSPRTSTLVVSEFIGCSPSLSGAIRVNPWDVDAVAEAVNSALKMSENEKQLRHEKHYNYISTHGVGYWAKSFMQDLERACRDHYSKRCWGIGFGLGFRVLSLSPSFRKLSVEHIVPIYRNKERRAIFLDYDGTLVPESSIAQDPSAEVVSVLKALCEDPKNTVFIVSGRGKESLSNWLSPCENLGIAAEHGYFIRWNSKGEWETCYSSTDTEWRSMVEPVMRSYMEATDGTSIEFKESALVWHHQDADPDFGSCQAKELLDHLESVLANEPVVVKRGQHIVEVKPQGVSKGLAAEKVIREMVESGNPPELVMCIGDDRSDEDMFESILSTITNPELLIQPEVYACTVGRKPSKAKYFLDDEADVLKLLRGLGDSSSSLKPTCHTQVAFESIV, from the exons ATGGTGTCAAGATCTTGTGCTAATTTTCTAGACTTGTCATCTTGGGATCTTTTAGATTTTCCTCACACTCCAAGAACTCTTCCACGCGTCATGACTGTTCCGGGAATCATCTCCGACGTAGATGGAGACAGAGGAGATTTATCCTCTGAAGTAACAACTTCTTCCTCCGGTGTTTCACGTGAGAGGAAGATCATAGTTGCTAATATGTTACCACTCCTATCCAAAAGAGATGCGGAAACTGGTAAATGGTGTTTTAGCTGGGACGAAGACTCTCTTCAGTTACAACTCAAAGATGGTTTCTCTTCAGAAACAGAGTTCCTCTACGTTGGATCACTTAACGTAGAC ATCGAGTCTAGTGAGCAAGAAGAAGTCTCGCAGAAGCTTTTAGAGGACTTTAACTGCGTTGCAACGTTTTTGTCTAAGGAGTTGCAAGAAATGTTCTATCTTGGTTTCTGTAAACATCAGCTCTGGCCATTGTTTCATTACATGCTTCCAATGTTTCCTGATCATGGAGATCGTTTCGACAGACGTCTATGGCAAGCTTATGTCTCTGCCAACAAGATATTCTCAGACAGGGTTATGGAAGTTATCAACCCTGAGGATGATTACGTTTGGATTCAAGATTATCATCTCATGGTTCTTCCTACGTTCTTGAGGAAACGTTTTAATAGGATCAAGCTTGGTTTCTTCCTCCATAGTCCTTTCCCTTCTTCCGAGATCTACCGCACGTTACCTGTCCGCGACGAGATTTTGAGAGGTTTGTTGAACTGTGATCTTATTGGATTCCACACGTTTGATTACGCGAGACATTTCTTGTCTTGCTGTAGTAGAATGCTTGGTCTTGATTACGAGTCTAAGCGTGGCCATATAGGGCTTGATTACTTTGGTCGGACTGTGTATATAAAAATCCTTCCTGTTGGTGTCCATATGGGTAGATTGGAATCTGTTTTGAGTCTTGACTCTACCTTGGCGAAGACGAAAGAGATTCAAGAACAGTTTAAAGGGAAGAAGCTTGTTCTTGGCATTGATGATATGGATATATTTAAAGGTATAAGCTTAAAGCTTATTGCAATGGAGCATCTCTTTGAAACGTATTGGAATTTGAGAGGGAAGGTTGTTCTTGTTCAGATAGTGAATCCAGCAAGATCTTCTGGTAAAGATGTGGAAGAAGCTAAAAGAGAGACGTATGTGACTGCAAAAAGGATCAATGAGCGTTACGGTACTTCTGATTATAAGCCAATAGTGTTGATCGATCGTCTTGTTCCACGTGCTGAGAAAACCGCGTATTATGCTGCAGCTGATTGTTGCTTAGTGAATGCAATGAGGGATGGTATGAACTTGGTTCCTTATAAGTATATAGTCTGCAGGCAAGGGATTCGTAACAAGGCTCTTAATAATGATTCATCTCCCCGCACAAGCACACTTGTTGTGTCTGAGTTTATTGGTTGCTCGCCTTCTTTGAGTGGTGCCATTAGAGTGAATCCATGGGATGTAGATGCTGTGGCTGAGGCGGTGAACTCTGCTCTTAAAATGAGTGAGAACGAGAAGCAACTACGGCATGAGAAACATTACAACTATATTAGCACTCATGGTGTTGGTTACTGGGCAAAGAGCTTTATGCAGGATCTTGAGAGAGCTTGCCGTGATCATTATAGTAAACGTTGTTGGGGTATTGGATTTGGATTGGGATTCAGAGTTTTGTCGCTCTCTCCAAGTTTTAGGAAGCTATCTGTGGAACACATTGTCCCTATCTATAGGAATAAAGAGAGAAGAGCTATATTTCTTGATTATGATGGCACTCTTGTTCCTGAAAGCTCCATTGCTCAAGATCCAAGCGCCGAGGTTGTCTCTGTTCTGAAAGCTCTATGTGAAGATCCCAAAAACACTGTGTTTATTGTTAGTGGAAGAGGAAAAGAGTCTCTGAGCAATTGGTTATCTCCTTGTGAGAATCTTGGAATAGCAGCTGAACATGGATACTTCATAAG GTGGAATAGCAAGGGTGAGTGGGAGACTTGTTACTCGTCTACGGATACAGAGTGGAGGTCAATGGTGGAACCGGTTATGAGATCGTATATGGAGGCAACAGATGGGACTAGTATAGAGTTCAAAGAGAGTGCTTTGGTTTGGCACCATCAAGACGCAGATCCAGACTTTGGATCATGTCAAGCTAAGGAGCTTCTTGATCATCTAGAGAGCGTGCTTGCAAATGAGCCTGTCGTTGTCAAAAGAGGTCAACACATCGTTGAAGTCAAACCACAG GGTGTAAGCAAAGGTCTAGCTGCTGAAAAAGTAATCCGAGAAATGGTAGAAAGCGGGAATCCACCGGAGCTTGTGATGTGCATAGGAGACGATAGATCAGACGAGGATATGTTCGAGAGCATACTAAGCACGATAACAAATCCAGAGCTTCTTATTCAGCCAGAGGTTTACGCGTGCACGGTGGGAAGAAAACCAAGCAAAGCTAAGTACTTCCTGGACGATGAAGCCGACGTGCTTAAGCTCCTAAGAGGCCTTGGAGACTCATCATCGAGCTTAAAACCAACATGTCACACACAAGTTGCATTTGAAAGCATCGTTTAA